One Candidatus Nitronauta litoralis genomic window, TTGGCCCTATCCATTTGATAATTAATGGGATGGTATAGGGATTGCAGTTTAGCTTGGGAATACACAACAAGTAAGTTGAACCGATGGCCAGTTGGAAATCGAATCTCTGGAAACCTTTTGTTCAAAAGCAGTTTCAGTGTTTTTTTTCTCGTAATGAAGACGTGGTCCGGTGTCAAAATTTTGGTGAATTTGGGAATCATATAAAGGTTAAAGCATGAGAGTGGTCGGAAAATTTCAGGAAATTGCAATTGGCGCTGGCCTCATCATGGTTCTGGTGGTGATGGTTATCCCGATTCCTCCGTTTCTGCTCGACCTTCTATTATCATTCAGCCTTACGTTTGCACTGATTATTCTGCTGGTGTCGATTTTCATGCTGGCGCCTCTGGAGTTTTCAGTTTTCCCATCGCTTTTGCTGATGATCACCCTGCTTCGGCTGTCTTTGAACGTTGCTTCCACCCGAATTATCCTCCTCCATGGGAATGAAGGTTCACAGGCAGCCGGGCAGGTAATCCAGTCTTTCGGTTCGTTTGTTGTTGGCGGCAACTTCATTGTCGGCGCCATCATTTTCCTCATTCTGGTTCTGATCAATTTTATCGTTATCACCAAGGGTTCAGTGAGGACTTCTGAAGTAGCTGCCCGGTTTACTCTCGATGCAATCCCAGGAAAACAGATGAGTATTGATGCGGATCTTAACGCAGGGCTTATTTCTGAAGAGGACGCACGCAACCGGCGGCGGTCACTTGAGCGTGAAGCTGATTTTTATGGATCCATGGATGGTGCAATCCGGTTCGTACGTGGTGATGCCATCGCGGGGATTCTGATCACGTTGATCAACGTCATTGGTGGGTTTGCTATCGGTGTATTGCAGAATGACATGGGGGCGGCCGAAGCGGCAAAAGTCTATACCCTGCTCACCATCGGTGACGGTCTGGTCACTCAACTTCCGGCTTTGATAATCTCGACCGCCGCAGGCATCGTGGTCACCCGGGCCACGTCCGAAAAAAATCTTCCCAATGAATTGATTGACCAATTGATGAACCACCCGGCAGCTTTCAGTATTGCCTCCGGGGTTTTATTCCTGTTCGGTTTGGTTCCGGGCCTTCCTCATATCCCGTTTTTCATCCTGGCTGGTGCTGCAGGATTCCTTAGTTTCAGACAGATCAAAGGTAAGCAACTGCGTGAATTGATTGAAATGAGAAAAATGGAAGAGGAAGCCAAGGCTCCTATACCAGAAAAAGTGGAGTCCATTCTTCCGTTGGATATCATGGAGCTGGAGGTCGGTTACGAATTAATTCCTCTGGTCGATTCCGAACGAAATGGAGAACTGCTTGATCGTATTAAATCGGTGCGTCGGCAGTTTGCTCTGGAGATGGGTTTCATTGTGCCTCCCCTGCATATTCGCGATAACCTCCAGTTGAAGTCGAGTGAATACGCCATCCTTATTAAAGGGGTGGAAGTGGCACGTGGGTCGATTATGATGGGTCGGTTCATGGCGATGAGTTCCGGCGGAACCGAGAAAAATATCGATGGTATTCAAACCCAGGAGCCGACGTTTGGATTGCCCGCACTTTGGGTTACCGCAGCTACCAAGCAGGAGGCCCAGATGGCGGGTTATACCGTGGTGGACCCGGCAACGGTCATCACCACTCATATCAAGGAAACCATTAAGCGTAATGCGGAAGATTTACTGGGACGGCAGGAAACCCAGGCCCTCATTGACAAATTTAAAGAGACCAACCCAAAAGTTGTAGAAGAGCTGATTCCAAACGTGATGCCTCTAGGTAAAGTGCAGAAAGTTTTACAGAACCTTCTGCGTGAGCAGATTTCTGTTCGTGACCTGCGCACGATTCTCGAAACACTGGCGGATTACGGTGGCAAAGTCGAGGATCATGACATCCTGACTGAATACGTCCGTCAGGCCCTGGCCCGACCCATCACGAAACAGTATGTGTCAAAAGACGGGTCTATTTCTGTGCTGACCCTGGACAGGGAAGTGGAAGTGCTAATTGAAGGTGCAGTTCAAAAGTCTGATGTCAGCTCTTACCTGGCCCTTGAGCCAACTGTGGCTGAAAAAATTCTCATGAAAATCAAGGAAGGTGTGGAAGCGATCACACCTCTGGTTGAAACATCTCCAATTTTACTGGCATCGCCGATTGTTCGTTTATATCTCAGAAAATTGACTGAGAGGTTTATGCCCGATCTCGTCATCCTGTCTCACAACGAAATCATGCCGTCGGTGCCGATAAAAACACTAAGAGTGGTGACCCTGAATGCTGGTTAAAAAATTTCTCGCAGACAACTATGCAGAAGCTCTGGAAAGGGTAAAACAGGAGTTGGGTGAAGATGCTCTCATCCTATCCACCCGTTCAATTAAATTTCATCCCGAAGAAGAAGCCGGTGAAGTTTCCTCCTGTGTCGAAATCACGGCGGCTCTTGAACGTGAACCTGTGAAAGAACCCGAAAAAACCAGCAAACCTCTGGTGCAGGATCCGGATGGATCTTCCTTGAATATTCAGAGTAATGGTTGGGATCAGATTCAACCCCTGATTCAATCACTGATGACGAAAACGGATCGAGCCCGATCCGCCGGACTTAAACCAGGGCAGATGGATTTGTTTGGGCACCTCATCCGCCAGGGGGTGAATGAAGAGTATGCGGTTCGGTTATTTACTCTGCTCAACTCGAAACGAGGGCAGTCCGGAATTTTGGAAGATGAATCAGAGAAGACCACATTGGGACGTTTGATGAGGGGAATGCTGAAGTGTCCCGGGCCATTAGAACTGGAAAAAGGAAAACCCAAAATCGTGGCTTTGGTAGGCCCAACGGGTTCTGGAAAAACCACAACAGTGGCCAAACTCGCTGCCCATTTTGCACTGGCCCAGAATAAAAAAGTAGCCATAGTATCTCTCGATACATTCCGGGTAGGGGCGGTCGAACAACTGCAGGCTTATGGGGAGTTGATGGATGTGCCGGTGGAATCCGCCCAGGGGCGCCTCGATTTTAGAAAGACTGTCCAGAAACACAGCGACAAAGAGCTCATTCTGGTGGATACAACGGGTAAAAGTCATCGTGATACCGAATATGCTTTGGAACTTGCAGCTATTTTTCATTCTGCCGAGGGTGATGTGGAAACACATCTTGTAACCAATGTGACGGCCCAGGATGAGGTGATCAATTACACAGTCTCCCAGTTTTCAATTTTAAAGCCCGATCGAGTTCTGTTCACCAAAATTGACGAAGGGGTTACTTTTGGGCATCTGTTTAATTTTGCCGTGAGGCACCGGCTTCCTTTTTCCTATTTTACAGCGGGGCAACGGGTACCGGAGGACATAGAGACAGCTTCAAAAGGACGGGTAATTCGTTTGATTTTTGATTAATTTACCTTTAAAGTGGAAGAGTTAAAGTGGCGAAATCTATAGCTTTATCACAGAATAATGGCCGTCAGGCCAGTACTTTGAGGCGGGTGATGTCCCTTCAAAACAACCCTGGATCTCCTAAAGTTATTGCGGTCAGCAGTGGCAAAGGGGGTGTGGGTAAAACGAATCTCGTGGCCAACCTGGCTTATGCTCTTTCCAAAAAGGGAAAGAAGGTGCTGGTGTTTGATGCCGATGTCGGTTTGAATAACATCGATATTCTGTTGGGGTTGGCTCCTGAGTATCGCATTGGTGATGTTCTGTCGGGCAAACGTGAATTGGAAGAGGTATTGGTTGAGGGCCCCGAAGGGATTCAGGTGTTGCCAGCGAGTAACGGCTGGCAGGAACTGACTTCACTCGATAATGCACAGAAGATGATGCTGATGGAGGAGCTCGACCGGTTGAGTGTCGATTTCGATTTTCTCCTTTTTGATACAGGAGCAGGTATTTCCTCTAACGTGACTTATTTTTGCAGCGCGGCACACGAAACGCTGCTGGTGGCCACAACCGAACCGACGTCCCATACCGATGTGTATGCATTAATGAAGGTGTTGTATCAAAAACACCAGCAAAAACATTTCCGGTTGGTGGTCAACTCGGTTAAATCAGAAAAAGAGGCCCTGGATGTTTACCGTCTGCTCTCTGCCGTGGCAGACCGGTATCTCACGCATGTTACCTTGGAGTATTTTGGTTACGTTGTTCAAGACCCAAATGTGCCAAAAGCTGTGAGAAGGCAACAGGCGTTTCTTGAGCTTTACCCTTACGCTAAGGCGAGCCTTTGTATCAATGACCTGAGTGACAAGATTATTGAAGAACAATCCATAATTCCTGAAAATGGTGATCGGGTATTTATGTGGAAATCGGTGTTTCAAACGCAATGACAAACGAACAGTTGACTAAAATCTCCGTTTGTTTTGGTACGTTGGCATTTACCATTATGACGCTTGGAAGTTGGGCGATGGGAGCTCGCGTTCTGGTGGCTCTGATTCGGGGGATTGAAGCTTTGGCTTTGTTTGGTTTGCTGGCGTTTTGCGTGGGAAAAATATTGCAAAGGAATGTGGATTTTTCATCTGCAAATACGACTGAAGAAGATGAGGCCAAAGGGGCCCATCTGGATGAAACGGCTTAGAGGCTTAGGTTCCTATGGCGCAAAAATCGGGTGCAACTCAGGAGATCGAAATCTCGAAAGGTAATACTGACGAGATTGTTCGTGAGTATGCGCCAATGATTAAATATGTTGCGAACCGGATCGCATTGCGTCTACCCCCGCATATTGAAGTGGATGACCTTATCAGTGTTGGTGTGCTGGGGCTGATTGATGCTATTGAAAAATACGATCCCAGCCGTGGCGCGAAATTTAAAACTTATGCTGAGTTTCGTGTTCGAGGGTCGATTCTCGATGAGTTAAGATCTCTCGACTGGGTCCCTCGTTCTGTCAGGCAAAAAGCATCGGAAGTCGATCAGGCGTCACGGAGATTGCAGGGGCAACTGGGGCGTCCGCCGGAAGACGAAGAGCTTGCTGAAGAGCTGGGTGTAAGTCTGGATGATTTTTTTACCACGCTCAACGATACACGCAGTATGCCAATGCTAAGCCTCGACGATCTGGGAATTGCGAAAGACTCCGGGGAGCAGCAGAGCCTTCTGGATTGTCTGGCGGGAAAAAGCGATGCTGATCCCCACATGCAGCTTCGTCTTACTGAGCTTAAGCAAATCATTGCCAAAGCTATCGATACACTCCCCGAAAAAGAGCGCCTCATGATTTCGCTTTATTATTATGAGGAACTGACTATGAAAGAAATCGGGGAAGTTTTGAGCATAACAGAATCCCGCGTGTCGCAGATCCACTCCAAGGCGGTATTCCGCCTGCGCACCAAATTGCGCGTCCTCATTGCAGAAGAAGGCTGAGCGCATTTAGTCTTCGTTATCCCAACCTAAAAAGAATCTCCGGTATTTCCGAATAACCATCTCAGGTCAATAAACCGACCCCCTGGGTTCACCCTCCGGACGTGATTTCCATCTTCGATGAATCCACATCCATGGCTCTGGCTGTTGCCGAATAACCCACTCCAGATGCTGCAGGCAGCTTTGGGTCCAGGCCACCACATCGTTGTCCTTGTCACCTGTTTTCTTTAACCGCAACTCCGGACCGTATACGATTCGGTATTTACCTTTGCCTGTAGGAAAGCAAAACATGGGGAGGATTGGAGTTCCATGTTTATAGCTCAGCAGAGGTAAGGCGCGAGCTGTAGAGGCGGGTTTGCTGAAGAAATCAACAAAAGTGCCCCAGTCTCCGGCATTTTGATCCATCATCACCGCAAGGCATTCATTGTTTTTCAGGGCTCGAACCAGTTTGATTGGGTTCTCATCGCGATAAAGGATTCGATTCCCTGAAATGGTTCGCAACCGCAATACAAACTTTTCCAGCCATGGATTATCCAGTTTCCGCGCTATGGATACCAGATTCCCAATTCCTCGAAGACCGTGATAAACGCCCATGATTTCCCAATTTCCATAGTGGGCTGTTAAAAAGAGGACTCCCTTTCCCCGGTCCACACATTCCTGAACAACGTCGAGCCCTTCCGGCTCTCCTTCTATCAATTGTTTGGTGCGATATTCCGGATCGTGACTCATCCAAAGGAACTGGATTAATGAGACACAATGCTGGATCAGGCATTGCTTGAATATTTTATTTTTTTCAAAGGGAGTTTTTTCTTTGCCAAAAGCAATGTCAAGGTTGATGCGTGCTATTTTTTTTCGTTTCCCTGCCAGACGGTAAAGAAGCAGGCCGAGATATTTTCCAAAACTATAGACAGTATCTGCGGAGAACGGTTTGACCAGAAAACGAGCCAGCAGGAAGACGCCATATTCAAAAAGGTAACGTAACGGTTTCAAGAGTTCCTTAATGATGAGATGTGAATCGTGATGTGTCGCCTTTGTCTTGATATTCGGGAAAGTTCAATCAACTTTCGGCAATGGCGTGTGCGACCGCATAGATGCGGTCGTGGGAAATTGAAATGTGGATGTGTTTAATATTTTTCGAATCCGCCAAATCTTTACTTTTTCCGGTCAGTTTTAATTCAGGTTTGCCACTTTCAAGGCTAAGAACTTCCATGTCTTTCCATCGAATGCCTTCGGCCATGCCCGTGCCAAGGGATTTCATTACCGCTTCTTTCGCAGCAAACCGGCCTGCAAAATGAGGGAAAGGGTTTGAGCGTGCCCGGCAATAAGCTATTTCATCGGCAGTGAAGATGCGTTCTTCAAATTTACCTGAAAAACGACCAATAGAACTTTTGATCCGTTTGATTTCGATGATGTCCAGGCCGGTTCCAAAAATCATGACTAATTAATTAAAGATTCCTGAATAAGGTTATTACTTTTCATTCAACGTAAAGGCAGGAAGCCCTTGAACGATTTGGGAAAAAATTACTCTCAACATGACAATAAAACAAATGATGACCTGCAGAAAATATTATAGGACAGTTGGAACGGCTTGATAAGGGTAAATGATACCAAAGTTGGGTCAAGCCACTATGGATTGTATTGAGGCAGGTGAAATGGCTCCCTCTCTGATAATCCGGAGAGGTGAGGCATCAGCATCAACTACTGTTGATGGGGCAGTAGCCGTGGACGGTCCACCGTCAATAATGAATTCCAGTTGATCGGCCAGGGTTTTTGGAATCTCCTCAACTTTCGAAGGATTGTTGCCTTCAGATAAGTTTGCACTTGTAGCGGTGAGGGGGTGGCCAATTTTTTCAAGCAATTTTCGGGTGAGTTTTGAGCCAGGAAGCCTCACCCCAATTTTATATGTGCCTGCTGTTAGGGCATCGGGAAGGCTGTCACGCGCTGAAAACAAAACAGTGAGAGGGCCGGGCCAGAAGTTTTTAATCAGGTTCCTGGCTTGTTCGCTGATATTTGAGGTGAAAAGATCCAGTTGGTATTCATCATGGATCAGGACAAGGATGGGGTTCGTTGGAGGACGTCGCTTCAGATGAAAGAGTTTTTCCACTGCCTCGGAATTAAATGGATCAGCGCCGAGTCCGTAAAAGGTGTCGGTGGGAAACCCAATAACGCCCCCCTGAGACAAGGATTTTTTTATAGCATCCAGAGAAGGTTGGCAGGCTTCAAAGCTTTGGTAATCGAGTGCCGGAACGACAGGCATTTATTTATCCTGAAGGTTATTAGTCGAAGGAATGATTGGTGAATTCCTCGAGTTATAACAAGAACTTTTGATCAGTTCAAGTTAAGCGTTGAGAGCGGAGGCGGTCTCGACAACCACTCGAAACCCGATGAAAGATGTGCGATAGGTAGATAGGAATGCCAGACGACGCCAGCGGGCAACCTGTTGAAATTGAGTGAGATGCCCACCACCTCTTGCGAGTTTGTAATCCAGGTCGGGTGATCGGCCTGCCGGGGGAGGGCCATCCAGAACCCATTCATAAACATTTCCAAACAGATCCAACGCACCTCCGGTTCTGGTGTGCTCAGGAAAATTATCCACCGCTGTGGTTGAGCCGATCCGGGATTCTGCCAGATTGCAGTGTTGTAATCCTTCCTCAAAACCCCAGGGAACATCCTTTTCATTCTCGCCAAAATTACTGGCAAGGTACTCCCACTCAGTTTCGGTTGGCAGGCGCACGATAAATCCGAGTTGTTCACTTTTCCATTGGCAAAAAGCATGGGCATCATTCCAGGTCACCAGAGTGACAGGATGATTGTACTTATCTTTGATGGAGTCTGTTTGACCATCCGGGCTCCACCAGGAAGCATTGTTCATTGTCTCCAGTGTGGGGGTGGAGGAGGAGACCCTGTTAGGATTGCCATTGTCTGGGAGTCCGGAAAAATAAACAATGCCTCCATGCCCCGTTTCGGCTTCTGTCTGGTACCCGGTATTAAGAACAAAACGCATAAATTCAACATTGGTGATCGGGTAGCGGCTCACCTGCAATTGATGTTCGATGCGTGTTCTTTTTTCAGGGAGTGCATCCCTTTTATTACCTGCGCCCATCAAAAATTCACCGGGTTCGATGGATACCCACTGATTCCAGCGTATACACCATTCATCCAGAAATCGGGGTTGAACTTCGGGGGTTCTATCGCCGCGCATCCTGGAAAGTCGGTGAAGCAGGTGATCCCATTCATCAAGAGCCCGATCTTCGGAAAATCCTTCGTCATTTGAAATTGTGGGCTCAGCAGCTTGAGCAGATTCGAGTTGAATACCCCCAAGAGCCTGTTCTCGAAGATAGGTGTCGGATAATTCTTCCAGTGCCTGCCCAATTTCCTGCAATCGCATATGGTGACGATTCATGTTTTCGAGAAAAGTTTTCAAGTTTGTGCGCTCACTTTTATGCAGATCCTCCCGGGATTCTCGAAGTTGAAGGTTTTGATCGTGATAATGCTCTACCTGGGTTTTTAAGTTTTCTTCAAGAGTTTCTATAAGTTTCTGGTGTTGCCTGATTCTTTGTTTCAGCGTTTGTCCCATTGAAGCCTGGGTGGACTGGGCGGATTCAGCCTCTTCTTCAAGATGATTTTTAATCCTGGTTGCATCTGTTTTGATACTTTCCATCTGTTTTTGAAAGTTTTCAAAATCGTCTTTTTGCAGAGTCATCCTATGCTCAAAGGTGGTTTTCATTTCAGCCAAAAATTCGCGAGCTTCCGTCTGTAACGTATCCTGCTCCAGTTTGGAAGAAAGTAAATTTTCCAGTTCGGTCTGAATCATTTCCTCCTGCTTTACCCATTCATTTCGTGCATGGCGATTGGCCTCCTGGTATTCCTTGAATAACTCCTGAAGGTCCAGTTCTCTTTGCCGGAGACTGGCTTCTCTTTCACTGAGCCGTTCTTCTTTTTCTATTTGATTCACCTCAAGGGATAGGCGGAGATCTTCGTAATCTTCATGAAGCCGGGCCAGTTCCTGTGTTTCCCTCTCGATCACGCCTTCCTCTCTCAAGTTCAATTGCTTAATGCTTCCCTGTAGGGTTTCCCTTTCTTTTTGAACTTGAGCAAACAACTCCTTTCGTTCCTTATCAAGTCCTAATTGCCGGTACTCCAGAAGTTCTTCCTCTTGCCTTTTTTTGACCTCAAAATTTTTGACCATGCTGTTCAGGCTTCGAAGCAATTTTTCCTGTTCCTGAACAAGGCTTTCAAACTCTGCCCTTGTGTAAAGGGTTCCTTCGTCAGAGATGGCGGAATCCAGCCATTTCGTTTTCTCTTTGTTCAATAAAGTCGAAAGCCTTGTTATGTGATCCAGCCCTTTCTTAAGGGCTCCTTCTTTTTGTTCGAGTTCTTTTTGGCGTTTTTTCAGGAATTCTTCTGTGCGACTTTGAATTTCCCCACTAAGAGCCTGTTTTTTGATCATGATTTGCTGGCGTTCTTCCTCCAGTTTTATACTCCTTTCGGCTCCTTCATTGGCTTGAAGCTGAAAGTGGAGCAACTGACGCTTGAAATCCTGTTGCAACTCCTGAAGGTTCTTCCTGAAGTCCTGTTCCTGCTGCTTGCGTCGCACAGACTCTGACTGATTGATTTCAATTAACCTCTGGTCCCAGGCTTGAATCCGTTCAAGGTGAGCTTCAGCTGTTTTTTTAAGGTAAAGTTCTCTTTGGCGAACTCTTTTACGCTCCCTTTTTTTTAGTTGAATAAATTCGATTTCCTGTTTCTTTAGTTTTTTAATCAGGAAAGCAAACTCCTTCTGATTAGTCTCCAGAGTGCTGAATTGTGCTTCGAGCACTTGATCTAACTGTGTCCTTTCATCAATATCTTCTTTAAGTTTATTTTCCTGGTTGCTCTGGCTGGCCATTTGTTGGTTTTGCAATTGGGCCAATTCCTTTTTCAGGCGATAAATTTCTTCTTCGTATTTGGATTGCTGGAGATCAAAAGAGTTCTTTAAATCTTCCAGTTGTTCTTTATGAGATTTTCGAAAAGTGAATGCATTGGTTTCAATTTCGGATTGTTGTGCAATTAGAGAATCTTCTTTTTCTTTTAATGCCTCCAGGCGTTTTTCCTCTTCTTGACTTTGCTCGTTCAACAATTGAACTTTGGTCTGGATTTCTTCATGCAATGTTTCCGGCAGGCGGAAAGCGAGTTCGGACGGTTTAAACTTGTGCCTCTTTAACTGGATGAAAGAAAACCCATCCCCCACCAGAATTCCAGCCGGGTTTGAGTTTTTATCAAACATTTCCAGAAGATTTTTATTGAGTACTTCCCGAGTGGCTTCAATTTTAACAGCCATTGAAGCAACAGGCTGGGAGAGTTGTTCTTTATAAAATTCTTTGATGATTTTTTGGGTGGAAAATCCCTGGGGTGATTTCAGGTCCTGAGTTGTGGGAGTAAGATGTCTTAAAACCTTAAGCAGGCGGTGACCTTCAGGATCATGTAATGGATATCGATCGACCAGGTGGTCAATGGTCTGAAGGCTGAACAGTGAATTAGACATCAAATCGGTCTCTGGTTTTAAAGAAGAACCTGAAGTTAATGTGCCGATGCTGATTGAGGAAAATTTAGATCTATTTTATCATAACGGCTTAAAATTAAATCAGTTAAGAGGTTTGTTGGACCTTCCGTGTTTGATCTCAGGAATCAACATAATTGTAGCCAAAACCATCATTCCGCATGAAAGCAAGCCAATATTTACAGGGCCAATCTGATGGACCGCCCAAAATCCGATCATAGGCCCAAAGGTGCCCCGAATCCCGGTCAGGCTTACATGGACCGACATGTACGCCGCGACTTTTCCAGGAGGAGCAAACTTGGTGACCCAAAGTGCCCAGGCCACGCTTCCCCCTCCAAATGCTATTCCAATCAAGGCGGAACCCAAAGCAATGATGCCAGTATCTTTTGTGAAAAAGAACAAGGCAATGCCACAGCCGAATGTCAGATTCAACATCATGCGTAGCAAAATGAAATTGACCCGGTCGAACATGCGGGCGAGAAATGGGATCGACAGCGCCCGCATTCCGTCAGGAATGATTGTTATGAGCAGGGTCACCAACAGGGCGGACCCCTCTATGCCATACTCCGGGTTTGTGACATAGTCCACTCTCAGAGGAAGGACCCAGAGGTTGGCAAACCCCATGATGAACCAGGTGAGGAGGACATACCCAAATAACCGGTCTTCAAAAATATATTTAAAATTTCCCAGAGGATTAGAAGAAGCTTGCGATTCGATGGGTTTCGAGGGCATGGAGTAAATGGCCCAGGCTTTACCAAGTCCTGCGATTCCCAGAATGCCCATGACCCATCGAAAAGTTTCAATATCCTGGTCCATAAACCTGGAAGCAAGAAATCCAAAGATTACACTGAACCCAACCGTCATGACCATTGGCAGGGAAAAGTAAGCGCCTCGCTTGTCGTCCGGATAATTATCGTTATAGATCGAAGTGATAAACGGAGTGAGAAGGTGCAGGCAGATAAAACCCAATGCTGTCCAGGTTGTAAAAGAAGCGAGAGAATTGGAAAAAGATGACAGGAACAGAAACATCCCGCACAGAGCTGCAGGGATGGCTCCACAAAGGGATTTTCTCCAACCCGTGCGAGCCAGGTAATGCAACCCGAAAACTGACAGGAACATTCCGAGAAAGGGGGCTGCTCCGATAATTGCTTTGATATTATCGCTCGCCTGGAAATAACGTATGGCGATGAACAGGACGAAGGTTTGTGTGCCGGTGGTGAGGATTCCGCGCAATGAGCCGCGTAACAGGTCTAGCCGGTAAGTTTTTTCCGTGATCTGATGGCTGGTGAGCGGCTGGTTTTTAAACCGCATGCCGGTTCCTGTAGAAAAACCAGTTTGCTTTTTGCCAGGTCAGTTCAGTTTGCCACGACACTTTGCAATGTAAACCCGATTGGTTTGGGAATAGGGCTGGATTTCCAGGGCTTTTTGAAAGCTTAGAATGGCTTCCTGAAAGCGTCCGGTTTGATACTGACACAAACCGAGCCCGTTCCAGGCGCCAAAATGATAGGGATTGAGGTCGAGTGTTATTTCGCATTCTTCTATTGAAAGCGCGTAGTTCCCGTTGAGAAAAAGAACTGTCGCCAGTTTATTGTGGGCTTCAGGGAAATCTGGAAAATCAGAGGCCAGAAGAGAAAATAATTCTTCCGCGTCGTCCAATTGATCTTCGTTTAAAAGCTGAATTCCCATTTGAAGTCTGGAAGTCGCTTCATCACCAGCCTCTTCATGCCATCGGAGCCAAAGCGCTGCAGTCGCTCTTTTTCGCACTGAAGGGTCGGGCTCTTTTAAATCATCCAGTAACTTTTGAAGATCGTTCATCAGAATCCATATGGGAAAGATATTGGCATCTTCACATTCCAGTTGCAATCATTACCATGTACCATTGGATTTAAGGCCAGTTCTGTATAGTATATCAGGGGTGAGGGTAATAAACATCCATTGGAAAGTTTTGCTTTTCTGAAAAAGAAAAAATTGATGAACAATTTGCAGGCGGAAATCTTGACGATTGGTAATGAAGTGATCAGTGGTTTGATCCAGGATACCAATGCCAGAAAACTGGCTTCCCGGCTAAACGAGATCGGAGTCTGGGTGTCCCGTTTCACATCGATTGGAGATGACCGGGCAGCCATACTGGAGGAGATTAAAAGAATCCTCTCACGATCAGACATTTTGATTATTACGGGAGGTCTGGGGG contains:
- a CDS encoding MFS transporter, whose translation is MRFKNQPLTSHQITEKTYRLDLLRGSLRGILTTGTQTFVLFIAIRYFQASDNIKAIIGAAPFLGMFLSVFGLHYLARTGWRKSLCGAIPAALCGMFLFLSSFSNSLASFTTWTALGFICLHLLTPFITSIYNDNYPDDKRGAYFSLPMVMTVGFSVIFGFLASRFMDQDIETFRWVMGILGIAGLGKAWAIYSMPSKPIESQASSNPLGNFKYIFEDRLFGYVLLTWFIMGFANLWVLPLRVDYVTNPEYGIEGSALLVTLLITIIPDGMRALSIPFLARMFDRVNFILLRMMLNLTFGCGIALFFFTKDTGIIALGSALIGIAFGGGSVAWALWVTKFAPPGKVAAYMSVHVSLTGIRGTFGPMIGFWAVHQIGPVNIGLLSCGMMVLATIMLIPEIKHGRSNKPLN
- a CDS encoding SUMF1/EgtB/PvdO family nonheme iron enzyme — encoded protein: MSNSLFSLQTIDHLVDRYPLHDPEGHRLLKVLRHLTPTTQDLKSPQGFSTQKIIKEFYKEQLSQPVASMAVKIEATREVLNKNLLEMFDKNSNPAGILVGDGFSFIQLKRHKFKPSELAFRLPETLHEEIQTKVQLLNEQSQEEEKRLEALKEKEDSLIAQQSEIETNAFTFRKSHKEQLEDLKNSFDLQQSKYEEEIYRLKKELAQLQNQQMASQSNQENKLKEDIDERTQLDQVLEAQFSTLETNQKEFAFLIKKLKKQEIEFIQLKKRERKRVRQRELYLKKTAEAHLERIQAWDQRLIEINQSESVRRKQQEQDFRKNLQELQQDFKRQLLHFQLQANEGAERSIKLEEERQQIMIKKQALSGEIQSRTEEFLKKRQKELEQKEGALKKGLDHITRLSTLLNKEKTKWLDSAISDEGTLYTRAEFESLVQEQEKLLRSLNSMVKNFEVKKRQEEELLEYRQLGLDKERKELFAQVQKERETLQGSIKQLNLREEGVIERETQELARLHEDYEDLRLSLEVNQIEKEERLSEREASLRQRELDLQELFKEYQEANRHARNEWVKQEEMIQTELENLLSSKLEQDTLQTEAREFLAEMKTTFEHRMTLQKDDFENFQKQMESIKTDATRIKNHLEEEAESAQSTQASMGQTLKQRIRQHQKLIETLEENLKTQVEHYHDQNLQLRESREDLHKSERTNLKTFLENMNRHHMRLQEIGQALEELSDTYLREQALGGIQLESAQAAEPTISNDEGFSEDRALDEWDHLLHRLSRMRGDRTPEVQPRFLDEWCIRWNQWVSIEPGEFLMGAGNKRDALPEKRTRIEHQLQVSRYPITNVEFMRFVLNTGYQTEAETGHGGIVYFSGLPDNGNPNRVSSSTPTLETMNNASWWSPDGQTDSIKDKYNHPVTLVTWNDAHAFCQWKSEQLGFIVRLPTETEWEYLASNFGENEKDVPWGFEEGLQHCNLAESRIGSTTAVDNFPEHTRTGGALDLFGNVYEWVLDGPPPAGRSPDLDYKLARGGGHLTQFQQVARWRRLAFLSTYRTSFIGFRVVVETASALNA
- a CDS encoding tetratricopeptide repeat protein; this encodes MNDLQKLLDDLKEPDPSVRKRATAALWLRWHEEAGDEATSRLQMGIQLLNEDQLDDAEELFSLLASDFPDFPEAHNKLATVLFLNGNYALSIEECEITLDLNPYHFGAWNGLGLCQYQTGRFQEAILSFQKALEIQPYSQTNRVYIAKCRGKLN